The genomic interval ACTTTCTCGGCGAGTCCGGTCGGGCGCAGTGGTTCGCCTATCGAAAGCATGGCTACACGATGGATCTTGCCGTCCGGTCGGCGGACACCTGCCCGTGACTTCCGTCGCAAAAGGGTTTGTTGCGCGAGTGACCGCACCGACAAAGTGACGTGATCTCGCCCTCGAGCCGTACGCGGCCATCGGCGCTCTCCACCACCAGCGGCCCCGTCAGGACGTAGGGACCCGCCTCCGACACGGAGATGCGCAGCCCGGCATCATTCGCAGCTTCGCCTGCCTTGACCCCGCCCTCGAAGACCTCGCCGCCGTCGATGAATCGAATCTCGCGGTGGTTGTTGTCGCAGAAGGGTGCGTTGCGTGACGCTCCGCACCGACACAGTGCCACGCGAGTGTCGCGCAGAAGTGTCCCGCCGTCGGCGTCGATCAGTTCGATGGCGCCGCGCACGTGCAGCGGGCCATTGCGGGATACCCGCACGTTGTTGACACGGTCCGGTACTTCCGCCGCTCCGCCGTCGCGTCGTTCGAAGTGCAGCGCGCCCGTCGGGCAGCGAGCGACCACTTCCGCGATCGAGTCGGCGTCGGCATGGTCAGGTTCGATCCACGGCTTGCGTCCCGGATCGAAGACCTGCGGCAGGTGGTAGACGCACTCGGCAGCGTGGATGCATCGCCGTGCGTCGAATCGCACGATGATCGCGTCGCTGCTGAAGGTCTTGCCGCGTTCTTTCATGCAATCCTCCTGCCCGGACGTCAGCTCGGAAGCGAGAAGTGGAAGGTGGTGCCCCGTTCCAACTTGGATTCCGCCCACACCCGGCCGCCGTGGCGCGTCACGATGAATGGGACGAGGGAGAGGCCGATCCCGGTGTCGAGGATCGTGTGCAACGAAGGGTGGTCGCGATTGCCGCCCTCTATCAGCGCGGCGGCGGCGAGAGTCGACACGGCGAGGGCTGCGGCGGGCGAACGCGACCGCGTGGGACCAGTCTGGTCAGCGTCCATGCGGTCCTCCGATCGCTCCGTGTGCGGCAGGGGCCCCAGAAGGGGAGAGCGACAACGCGCAGGCTAGCACGAGTCCGCAGGGCCCGCGAATTGCCGGGCTCGACGTTGACGTTCATTTCGCCGGGCGCGAGGATGGCCTTGGCGCTCGAACGGGCGCTGGAGGCGATCATGAATTCGAGGTCGGACCCGAGCGAGGTTTCATGGCGGTGAAGTTTCGCGACTACTACGAGGTGCTCGGCGTCGCGCGTACCGCAACGCCCGAGGAGATCAAGCGCGCGTTTCGGCGCATCGCGCGTGAACAGCATCCGGACCTCAAGCCGCCTGAGGAGCGGGCGCAAGCAGCCGAAGCGTTCAAATTGATCAATGAAGCCCACGAAGTGTTGAAGGACCCGGCGAAGCGATCGCGCTACGACGCGCTGGGTTCGAATTGGAAGAACGGTCAGGAGTACGCGCCACCCGATGGAGCCGCGTGGCGGACAGGGGATTCCTCCGATTGGGCCGATGTCGGCGATTTCAGTGACTTTTTCGCGGCCGTCTTCGGCGCATCCAACGGCCGCGTTCGCTCCGGACGCCCCGGACGCGCTGCGCGCGGGCCGCGAAAGGGGGCCGACGTCGAGGCGGAACTCGTACTGGGAGTCGAGGATCTGTTCAGCGGCGGTAAGCGACGACTCTCGATCGAAGGTGGCCACAGCCTCGATGTCGAGATTCCGGCCGGCGTGCGCGACGGAACGTCGATTCGCCTGGCGGGCCAGGGATCACCGGGAAGCGGAGGCGGCCCGCCAGGTGACCTGTTCCTTCGGGTGCGGATTCGACCGCACGATCGCTTCCGAGTGAACGGAGACGACGTGGAGCTCGACCTGACGCTGGCGCCCTGGCAGGGGGCCCTCGGTGACGAGGTGCGGTTGCAGACTCCGGATGGCGCGGTCGCCCTCAAGATTCCGGAGGGGACCTCGAGCGGACGCCGACTGCGACTGAGGGAGCGCGGACTGCCTCGCAGCGGCGGAACTCGCGGTGATCTCTACGTGGTGGTTCGACTGGCCGTGTCGGAGCGACTCTCGGCATCCGAGCGCGAAGCCTACGAGTCGCTGCGGCGCGCCGCACGCGCGCCCGAATCGTCGGACGACGCAACGAGCTGATCGCTCGCTCGTACCCGCAAAGCGCACGCTCGACTGAAATCCCCAGCGCTCGCCCCGGCCCGCTGGCCCCAGTCGGGGTGCGGGCCGTTTCATCCCCGCGCGACTCGCCCCTGGCTGCTCCACCGACTCGAGACTCACACTCACTCTCGCGCTGCGAGAGGCACGAGGCATTCATGCTCTCCGTTGCATCCCGTAGGCCGCTCTCATTCGTCGCGACATTGATCGCCACGGCGCTGATGGTCCCGCAGCCATCCCGGGCGGCGGCGCCTCAGCCCGGGCCGCCCCTGAAGATCAGTCGGGCCACGGGTCCCATCGCGATCGACGGAGATTTATCAGACGCCGGCTGGCAGGGAATCGAGGTCGTGAACACCTGGTACGAGACGCGAGTCGGGGACAGTGTCGAACCTCAGGTCAAGAACGAAGGCTGGCTGGCCTACGACGACAAGTATTTCTACGCCGGCTTTCGATTCGAGGATCCGCACCCCGAACTGATTCGCGCACCGCTTGCCGACCACGACCAGCTCTCGGGCTCGACTGACTACGGCGGCGTGCTTCTCGACAGTCGCAACGACGGCAAGACCGCGATCCTGTTCCTGGCGAATGCCAACGGGTTGCTGTACGACGCGGTTACGAACGACGCCTCCGGCGAGGACAGCTCGCCCGACTACTACTGGGAGTCGGCCGGAAAGATCACCGCCACCGGCTGGAATCTCGAGCTGCGGATTCCGTTTTCATCGCTGCGCTACGACCGTTCTGCCGAGCCCACATGGGGCATTCTGCTGTACCGGAACTATCCGAGAGATCGCCACTATCAATTCTTCTCGGCCCGTCTGCCGCGAGACGTCAGCTGCTTCATCTGCAACGAGAGCAAACTCACCGGGCTTGCAAATCTTCCACACGGTTCGCATCTGGTGGTCGCGCCGTACGCTTCGGCGCAGCGCCTCGATGCGCCGACCGCGGATCTCGGCTCTCCACTCGCCGAGGGTGACGTCGACTCGGAGTTCGGGATCGATGTGAAGTGGAGCCCGCTCGCCAACCTCGCGATCGATGCAACGATCAACCCCGACTTTTCGCAGGTCGAGGCGGATGCCGCGCAGATCGGGGCGAACGAGCGCTTCGCCTTGTTCTATCCCGAGAAGCGGTCGTTCTTCCTCGAGGGCATCGACCTCTTTTCGACACCCTTCCAGGCTGTCTACACGCGTAGCGTCACGTCACCGAGCGCAGGCCTGCGGGCGACCGGACAGCTCGGCAGGACGGCCTTCACGGCGCTGGCGACCCGCGACCGGGGCGATGGACTCGTGATCCTTCCCGGGCCCGAGGGCTCGGACGCGGCGGAGCAGGACTTCGAGTCCGACGTGGGCGTGATCCGACTGCGACATGATCTCGGCGCATCGTTCGTGAGCGCGCTCGCGACCGGACGTGTCATCGAGGGCGGCGGGCACAATGCGGTGTTTGGCCCCGATTTCAACTGGCGACCACGTCCCACCGACGCCATTGCGGGCCAGGCACTCTGGAGCAGCAGCGAGACGCCGAATCGCACCGATCTGGCGAGTCAGTGGGATGGACGATCACTCTCCGACCGTGCGCTGCTGCTGAGATGGTCGCACAACACTCCGAAGGTCGACTGGTTCCTCCAGGGCCAGGACCTCGGTCCTGACTTCCGTGCCGACGAAGGGTTCATGCCCCAGGTCGGGTATCGCGAGGGGTACTTCGAGGCCGGCTATACGGTGCGACCCGCGAAGGCGTTCTTCAATCGCATTCGCATGTTCACCATCGACTGGTACGACGAAGACTACGACGGCAGCGTCCTGTCGAAACGGCTCTCGATCGGCGCGGGCATGGACGGCAAGCTCAGCAGCTTCGTTCGCGTCGAGCTCAATCACGACGAATTCAAGGTGGGCGATGAGACGCTGTCGCGCTTCCGTCCCTACGTCACGATTCAGGCCAGTCCGGGGCGGGTGCTGAATTCAGTCTCGGTCGAGGCTTTCGTCGGCGAGGAAATCGACTTCGCAAACGGGAGGGAAGCCAACGGTACGACGCTGATCGGCAGCATGACGGTTCGCCCCACCGATCACCTTGCGATGAGCGCAAGCGCGAGTGCCCGCTGGCTGAACGTCGACGACGCATCACTCGGCTCGGGCCGGCTGTTCCTCGCGCAGGTCGAACGCCTGCGCGCGTCTTATCAATTCAACTCACGCTCGTTCGTGCGACTCATCGGTCAATACGTCCAGACCACGCGTGACCCCTCGCTGTACACCTTCACGGTCGACTCCAAGGAAGCGGACTTCAGCCTCTCGGGCCTCTTCGCGTACAAGCTCAACTGGCAGACCGTGTTCTATTTGGGCTATGGAGACGAACGCGCCTTCGCGGCCTTCACGGATCGCCTCGAACCCAGCGCACGGCAGGCCTTTGCCAAGGTTTCGTACGCCTTGCAAAGGTAGGACCTGACGCATGCAACGCAGGCGTATCCTCCGCCTCCTTGGAACTCGTGAGGAGTTCCGAATCGAAGGAGGCACTGACATGCTCAATCAATCGAAGCAGCTCACGCATGCGCTGCTCCGCATCGTCACCGGAGTGTTGTTCGCCTGCCACGGTGGGCAGAAGCTGTTCGGCTGGTTTGGTGGATTCGGGGGCGTCCCGGGTAACACCGTCGAGTTCATGACCCTGATGGGTTTCGCTGGAATCCTCGAACTGTTCGGGGGACTGGCCCTGTTGGTTGGCGGACTGACCCGCCCGGTGGCGCTCCTTCTGTCGGGAGAGATGGCGGTCGCGTACTTCATGGCGCATCAGCGTGAAGGACTACTGCCGATTCAGAATCACGGCGAACTCGCGGTCCTCTACTGCTTCCTGTTCCTGTACTTCGCAGCCCATGGTGCGGGAGCGCTGAGCGTGGATCGCGTGCTCAAGGGACACAGCGTGGCGGAGCTGTTCGAGGCACCTCACGAGGGCGCGGTTCCGCGCCCCGCAGAGCGTCGAGCGCGCTGAGCGGCGGTTCGAACTGTTCGGGCCCCGCACCGCTCGGCTAAGGTGCGGGGCTCATGCACGATCCGAACGAATTTCTCCGCACGCTGGCGCTCGTTCTCGGCGTCGCGGCCGTCACCACCATCCTGTTCCAGCGCCTGCGTCAGCCGGTGGTGTTCGGATACATGCTGGCGGGCCTGATCGTCGGGCCGCACGTTCCAATCCCGCTGGTGGCAAACGAGCCGGTCATTCACACGCTGTCCGAACTGGGCGTGATCCTGCTCATGTTCACGCTCGGGCTCGAGTTCAGCCTGCGCCGTCTGCTGCGGGCCGGATGGCCGGTCGTGATCGTCGCGGTGCTGCAGTCGAGCTTCATGATGTGGCTCGGCTACGTCGCCGCCCGGCTGTTCGGGTGGGGGGCACTCGAGAGCGCATTCGCCGGCGCCGCCGTCGCAATTTCCAGCACCACCATCATCGTGAAGGCGTTCGCCGAACAGGGACTCCGTGGCCGGGTCAGCGAACTGGTGTTCGGAATCCTCATCATCGAGGACCTGATCGCGATCCTGCTGCTCGCCCTGCTGACACCCGCGAGCTCCGGGGAGACCGCGTCGGCCGGCCCGCTCGGCATGACGATCCTCCGGCTGGTCGCGTTCCTCGCGATCTCGCTCGCGGTCGGAATGCTCACCGTGCCTCGATTGATCCGACTGGTGGTGCGCCTCGAGCGTCCGGAGACGACCCTGGTCGCATGCATCGGGGTGTGCTTCGGTGCGGCGCTGCTCGCTCGATCGATCGGCTATTCGGTCGCGCTCGGCGCGTTCCTCGCAGGATCGCTGGTCGCCGAGTCGGGCGAGGGCCAGCGTGTGGAACGACTGGTCGAGCCGGTCCGGGACATGTTCGCGGCCATGTTCTTCGTCTCGGTCGGCATGCTGATCGATCCTCGACTGGTGATGCAGCACTGGGCCCCCGTGGTGGCGTTCACGGGCATCGTGCTGGTCGGCAAGGTCGTGGCCGTTTCAATGAGCGCCTTTCTGACCGGAGCCGGCACCCGAACCTCGGTGCAAGCCGGCATGAGCCTCGCCCAGATCGGTGAGTTCTCGTTCATCATCGCAGGCGTCGGGCTCGCCAGCGGCGCGACTTCGACCACGTTGTACCCGATCATGGTTGCGGTGTCGGCGCTCACCACGCTCACGACGCCGTGGCTGATCGGCGCCGCCCCGGCAGCCGCGGCGCTCATCGACCGCAACCTGCCCCGACCACTCCAGACCTTCGTAGCACTCTACGGGTCGTGGATCGAGGCGCTGCGCGCGCGCCCCGAGACCACGGCCGAGCGCGATCAGCTGCACCGCGCACTTCGAGTCCTCCTGATCGACGCCTTCGTGATCGCGGCGCTGGCGATCGGAGGCAGCATGGCCGCGAGCCAGCTCGGTCCGGCGATCGTCGAGCGAAGCGGCCTCACGCTGAGTCGTGCGCACACGGCGGTCATCGTCGCGGCAATCCTGCTGACCGTCCCGTTCTTCGTCGGAATTCTGCGCACCGGTCGCACCCTCGGCACGCTGATGGCGCGTCGATCGTTTCCAGATCCGGAGCCCGGCAAACTGGATCTCGCCGCCGCACCACGACGAGCATTCGTTTCCACTGTCCAGGTTGCGACGGTGCTGATGGTGGGCGCCCCGGTCGCAGCGCTCGTGCAGCCATTCATGCCGCCACTGATCGGACTCTCGCTGCTCGGCATCGCACTGGTCGTCCTCGCGGTCACGGTGTGGCGTACGGCGTCCGATCTTCAGGGGCATGTGCGCGCTGCCGCCGAAGCGATCGTGACGGCACTCGGCCGCCAGTCGCGTGAGGACGAGGCGACCGAGGGGGAGCGTGCGCTCAAGAGTGCTTACAAGCTGCTTCCGGGCCTCGGCGAACCGGTCCCCGTCCGACTCGATGCGGCTTCGCCCGGAGTGGGCCTGCGCCTGTCGCAACTCGGATTGCGCGGCCGCACCGGCGCTACGATCCTCGCGATTTCGCGGGGCGAGGACGTCGTGCTGGTACCGGATGGGCACGAAGTGCTGAAGGCCGGCGACGTCCTCGCGCTGGCGGGAACGCAGTCGGCGATCGAGACCGCGCGCGAGCTGCTGCTGACTCATGAGTGAAGCGGGCGGCAGGGCAGACCGACAACTCTCCTGACATGAGAGTCCTGCTCGCGGCATTCGGAACCCGAGGCGACGTGCAACCGCTTCTCGCGCTCGGAATCCGACTTCGAGCGAGCGGTCACCAGGTCGAACTCGGCGCCGCGCCCGGTTTCGCAGACTGGGTGCGCCATCACGGGCTGTCGTTTATCCCATTGGGATGCGACATCCAGGCCTGGGCCCGAGCGCACGGCGACGTCGCGCAACCCTCGCTCGCCACACTGCGCTCCGCAATCGACTACCTGCGCGCGGATGCCGATCAATCGTTCGACGAGCTGCTGACTGCCGCGCCCGGCGCCGACCTGCTGGTGACGGGGTTGCACGCGGCGGCCCCATCCGTCGCGGAAGCGCTGCGCATTCCGCATCGCACGGTTCTATTCTGCCCTCAGATCATTCCTTCGGGACTGCATCCGCCACCGGGATGGCAGCACCGGTCGCCGGGAGCGGTCTTCAATCGCGGACTCTGGTGGGTGGCGTCCCTTGGATTCGATCGGCTCTTTCGCAGCACGATCGATCGCAAGCGTCGGGAGTGCGGACTGGGTCCGGCGGCTGAGCTGACACGCTATGTGCTCGGCGATGCACCGATTCTCGCGTCCGACGCGGCGCTCGGGGGAATTCCTCGCGACGCTTTCCTCCAAGTCGCACAAACTGGCTCGCTGAGGCTCGAGGAGCGCGACGCACTCGAACCCGAGCTCGAACGGTTTCTCGAGGCCGGCGATCCACCGGTGTGTATCGGTTTCGGAAGCATGCCGGACCACCAGCCCGCGCGAACGACGCAACTCGTCGTCGCGGCCCTCGCGGCCTCCGGACGTCGGGGCATCATCGTATCCGGGTGGGCGGAACTGGGCGGGATGCCACTTCCGGATCATGTGATCGCCGTGCGATCGGCGCC from Candidatus Eisenbacteria bacterium carries:
- a CDS encoding J domain-containing protein, with translation MAVKFRDYYEVLGVARTATPEEIKRAFRRIAREQHPDLKPPEERAQAAEAFKLINEAHEVLKDPAKRSRYDALGSNWKNGQEYAPPDGAAWRTGDSSDWADVGDFSDFFAAVFGASNGRVRSGRPGRAARGPRKGADVEAELVLGVEDLFSGGKRRLSIEGGHSLDVEIPAGVRDGTSIRLAGQGSPGSGGGPPGDLFLRVRIRPHDRFRVNGDDVELDLTLAPWQGALGDEVRLQTPDGAVALKIPEGTSSGRRLRLRERGLPRSGGTRGDLYVVVRLAVSERLSASEREAYESLRRAARAPESSDDATS
- a CDS encoding carbohydrate binding family 9 domain-containing protein — protein: MNTWYETRVGDSVEPQVKNEGWLAYDDKYFYAGFRFEDPHPELIRAPLADHDQLSGSTDYGGVLLDSRNDGKTAILFLANANGLLYDAVTNDASGEDSSPDYYWESAGKITATGWNLELRIPFSSLRYDRSAEPTWGILLYRNYPRDRHYQFFSARLPRDVSCFICNESKLTGLANLPHGSHLVVAPYASAQRLDAPTADLGSPLAEGDVDSEFGIDVKWSPLANLAIDATINPDFSQVEADAAQIGANERFALFYPEKRSFFLEGIDLFSTPFQAVYTRSVTSPSAGLRATGQLGRTAFTALATRDRGDGLVILPGPEGSDAAEQDFESDVGVIRLRHDLGASFVSALATGRVIEGGGHNAVFGPDFNWRPRPTDAIAGQALWSSSETPNRTDLASQWDGRSLSDRALLLRWSHNTPKVDWFLQGQDLGPDFRADEGFMPQVGYREGYFEAGYTVRPAKAFFNRIRMFTIDWYDEDYDGSVLSKRLSIGAGMDGKLSSFVRVELNHDEFKVGDETLSRFRPYVTIQASPGRVLNSVSVEAFVGEEIDFANGREANGTTLIGSMTVRPTDHLAMSASASARWLNVDDASLGSGRLFLAQVERLRASYQFNSRSFVRLIGQYVQTTRDPSLYTFTVDSKEADFSLSGLFAYKLNWQTVFYLGYGDERAFAAFTDRLEPSARQAFAKVSYALQR
- a CDS encoding DoxX family protein, which gives rise to MLNQSKQLTHALLRIVTGVLFACHGGQKLFGWFGGFGGVPGNTVEFMTLMGFAGILELFGGLALLVGGLTRPVALLLSGEMAVAYFMAHQREGLLPIQNHGELAVLYCFLFLYFAAHGAGALSVDRVLKGHSVAELFEAPHEGAVPRPAERRAR
- a CDS encoding potassium transporter translates to MHDPNEFLRTLALVLGVAAVTTILFQRLRQPVVFGYMLAGLIVGPHVPIPLVANEPVIHTLSELGVILLMFTLGLEFSLRRLLRAGWPVVIVAVLQSSFMMWLGYVAARLFGWGALESAFAGAAVAISSTTIIVKAFAEQGLRGRVSELVFGILIIEDLIAILLLALLTPASSGETASAGPLGMTILRLVAFLAISLAVGMLTVPRLIRLVVRLERPETTLVACIGVCFGAALLARSIGYSVALGAFLAGSLVAESGEGQRVERLVEPVRDMFAAMFFVSVGMLIDPRLVMQHWAPVVAFTGIVLVGKVVAVSMSAFLTGAGTRTSVQAGMSLAQIGEFSFIIAGVGLASGATSTTLYPIMVAVSALTTLTTPWLIGAAPAAAALIDRNLPRPLQTFVALYGSWIEALRARPETTAERDQLHRALRVLLIDAFVIAALAIGGSMAASQLGPAIVERSGLTLSRAHTAVIVAAILLTVPFFVGILRTGRTLGTLMARRSFPDPEPGKLDLAAAPRRAFVSTVQVATVLMVGAPVAALVQPFMPPLIGLSLLGIALVVLAVTVWRTASDLQGHVRAAAEAIVTALGRQSREDEATEGERALKSAYKLLPGLGEPVPVRLDAASPGVGLRLSQLGLRGRTGATILAISRGEDVVLVPDGHEVLKAGDVLALAGTQSAIETARELLLTHE
- a CDS encoding glycosyltransferase family 1 protein translates to MQPLLALGIRLRASGHQVELGAAPGFADWVRHHGLSFIPLGCDIQAWARAHGDVAQPSLATLRSAIDYLRADADQSFDELLTAAPGADLLVTGLHAAAPSVAEALRIPHRTVLFCPQIIPSGLHPPPGWQHRSPGAVFNRGLWWVASLGFDRLFRSTIDRKRRECGLGPAAELTRYVLGDAPILASDAALGGIPRDAFLQVAQTGSLRLEERDALEPELERFLEAGDPPVCIGFGSMPDHQPARTTQLVVAALAASGRRGIIVSGWAELGGMPLPDHVIAVRSAPHAALLPRVALAVHHGGAGTTAAVARAGVPHVVVPHLADQFYWGQQVHARGLGSRPIPRTRLSAPGLAAAIQFVFARPSIVTRARAIGVELRSTDAASEVVRLLEHGVSRHPVTAAA